The Arthrobacter sp. OAP107 DNA segment TCCCCGGAGGTGACCTTGCCGAGGACATCGGTGACGGAGGATTCCTCGCTGACGGGCTTCAGCGTGGTTCCGTTGGCCTTTTCCACCTTCTCGGTGGCGGAGCCGCACGGCACCTGCGGTGCGCAAACCACCACCTTGACGCCCGGCTTCGCCAGGTCCGCGAAGGAAGTGATCGACGCCGGGTTGGCCGGCGGAACCGCGATCTCCAGGACGTTGGTGGCAAAGTTGCTTGCCGTTCCGTCGATGAGCTTGGCGTCCGAGAGCTTGGCCATGTTCATCGTGTCGGCGGAGGCGAAAACGTCGGCCGGGGCGCCCTGGGTGATCTGCGTGACCAGGTCCGAGGACCCGGCGAAGTTCAGCGTGACCTTGGTGCCGGGGTTCCCGGCCTCGAACTCAGAGGCGATCTTGGTGAAGGTGGCCTTCAGTGACGCGGCGGCGTAAACGCTCACGGTGCCGGAGGTTGCCTGGGTGCCGCCCGTGCTGGCGCCCTCGGAACCGGCTTGGGCCGCGCCGGTGGCGGTACTGGAGGCAGCGCAGCCGGACAGCCCCGCGGCAAGGACGCCGGCGGCCAGCAGGGCGCTGATGCCCACGCGGGTGATGCTCATAGGATGCTCTTTCCTTGCGGTGTTTCGATGATGACCGTGGTGGCTTTGACCACGGCAGTGGCCACGGAGCCGAGTTCCAGGCCGAGCTCCCTGACCGCTTCGCTGCTCATCAGGGAGACGACGCGGAACGGGCCGCACTGCAGCTCCACCTGGGCCATGACCTTGTCCGCGGTGATGCCGGTGACCAGGCCAACGAAGCGGTTGCGCGCAGAGCTGCCCACGCGGGTGGGGTCCTCGGGCAGCTGCGCCTGGGCGCGGGCGAGGTGGGCGAGCTCGATCCCCTCGACGGCCAGCCGGCCGGAGGAGTCCTTGACCGGCGTGAGCGTCCCGTTCTCGGTCCAGCGGCGGATGGTGTCGTCGCTGACGCCCAGGAAACGCGCTGCTTCGGAGATGCGGATTGTCGGCATGACACCATAATCCACTATTTGCGGTTATTCTTTCGCGACAAATCCGCAAATTCGGAAAGTGACAGCCTAACGATGGGACCGCCGGCGGAGTTTCCGTTGGACGTGATCGCGGGATTCGAACCCGCGTCAACGGTTTTGCGGACCGCTCCCTGGCCTCTCGGGCACACCACGTACCGGTAGCCTAGGCACGTCCTGGCCGCGGTGTCCCGCGTGCGTAGAACTCGGTCGCCACGTTGCGTTCTCGTCACCCCAGGCACGCATTTCGGCCTGCTTTGTTACGCCCCGCTTCGGGCCGTGAAGCTGCGTTTCCATGCGCGTCAGTTCGTTGCAGCCCGGGTTGGGAAGCGGTCGGCAAGGTGCTTGATTGGGTCTACACGCTTCGAAAGGACTCGCCATGACGGAACTCTCAGACCTCAGCCCGCGCCGGATCCGCAACGTCCTGGGCCATTTCGCAACGGGCCTGACCGTAATCACCGCGGCCACCAAGAACGGCCCTGCCGGGTTCACCTGCCAGTCTTTCGCATCCCTCTCGCTGGAACCGGCGCTGGTCACCTTCAGCCCGGCACGGACCTCCAGCACCTGGCCGCTGCTGCGCCGGGCGGGCCGCTTCACCGTCAACATCCTTCCCGCCGACCACCAGCACCTCGCGGCCCAGTTCGCCCGCTCCGGCGCGGACAAGTTCGCCGGCGTCAACCATTCGCCGTCGCCCCTTGGCAACCCCGTCCTCGACGGCGCCCTGGCCTGGGTGGACTGCGAGCTGCACCAGGAGTACGACGGCGGCGACCACACCATCGTGGTGGCCGCGATCCGCGCGCTGAGCGCCCGTACCGGCGTCGATCCCCTCCTCTTCTTCAAGGGCGACTACGTCTCCGTGCAGGCACGGGAAAAGATCCTAGAGGGCGTCGCATGACACGGGGCGGCGTGGCCAGGGTCAAGGCCACGTCCGGACGGCGCGGCCGTCGGCACGCGCTGCCGGAAACGAACGACGACGTGTGGCAGCCCGCGGAGGACCAGGACTGACTCCCCGCGACAGACCGGCTACCGGCCCCAGTTCTCCAACCGCTCCCTGCGCCGGCGGTCCGCCTGCTCCACCAGTTCGATCATCCACGGACGGTGCCCCCGGAGGAACGTCATCCCGTCAGGCAGCCCCTGGACTGAGGGGACGGAATTGGCAATGTCGATGGTGATGCGGCCACCGCCCAGGGGCGCGTTGGTGATGTGCAGATCCCCGAAGGCCGCTGGAAGAACCGGGTCCAACCAGACGCTGCCGGCGGACACGACGGGGTCATACCGCATCAGGCTCGTCACCAGCTGGATCGGTGCGGTGGCTGCCCAGGCCTGCGGCGAGCACGCCGTCGGATACGGAAC contains these protein-coding regions:
- the modA gene encoding molybdate ABC transporter substrate-binding protein — its product is MSITRVGISALLAAGVLAAGLSGCAASSTATGAAQAGSEGASTGGTQATSGTVSVYAAASLKATFTKIASEFEAGNPGTKVTLNFAGSSDLVTQITQGAPADVFASADTMNMAKLSDAKLIDGTASNFATNVLEIAVPPANPASITSFADLAKPGVKVVVCAPQVPCGSATEKVEKANGTTLKPVSEESSVTDVLGKVTSGEADAGLVYVTDVRTAGGNVKGIPFGESDQAVNTYPIVTVGSSKNKELAKAFIAMVTSSEGRKVLSDAGFGTP
- a CDS encoding TOBE domain-containing protein, which codes for MPTIRISEAARFLGVSDDTIRRWTENGTLTPVKDSSGRLAVEGIELAHLARAQAQLPEDPTRVGSSARNRFVGLVTGITADKVMAQVELQCGPFRVVSLMSSEAVRELGLELGSVATAVVKATTVIIETPQGKSIL
- a CDS encoding flavin reductase family protein — protein: MTELSDLSPRRIRNVLGHFATGLTVITAATKNGPAGFTCQSFASLSLEPALVTFSPARTSSTWPLLRRAGRFTVNILPADHQHLAAQFARSGADKFAGVNHSPSPLGNPVLDGALAWVDCELHQEYDGGDHTIVVAAIRALSARTGVDPLLFFKGDYVSVQAREKILEGVA